One stretch of Pedobacter riviphilus DNA includes these proteins:
- the msrA gene encoding peptide-methionine (S)-S-oxide reductase MsrA: MKKIILILLSVLALNQANAQPKKTEKATFGMGCFWCTEAIFQRLKGVVSVKSGYEGGTLSNPTYEEVCTGATGHAEVLEITYNPMVISYDDLLEVFWKSHDPTTLNRQGADSGTQYRSVVFYHTAEQKALAEKYKAELNKTNAYGKKVVTAIEAAKPFYIAENYHQNYFNKNGSEPYCRLVIQPKIEKLEKIFKAKLKN; this comes from the coding sequence ATGAAAAAAATAATATTAATTCTATTGTCGGTGTTGGCTTTAAACCAGGCCAATGCACAGCCTAAAAAAACAGAAAAGGCCACATTTGGTATGGGCTGCTTTTGGTGTACGGAGGCCATATTTCAAAGGTTAAAAGGTGTAGTGTCGGTAAAATCGGGTTACGAAGGCGGTACATTAAGCAATCCAACTTACGAAGAAGTGTGCACTGGTGCTACCGGGCATGCAGAGGTTTTGGAAATTACCTATAACCCCATGGTGATTTCTTACGATGATTTGTTAGAAGTTTTTTGGAAAAGCCACGACCCAACTACTTTAAACCGCCAGGGCGCCGATAGCGGTACCCAATACCGTTCAGTTGTTTTTTATCACACGGCTGAGCAAAAAGCTTTGGCAGAAAAGTATAAGGCAGAGTTGAATAAAACCAATGCTTATGGCAAAAAAGTGGTAACAGCAATTGAAGCAGCCAAACCATTTTATATTGCAGAAAATTACCATCAGAATTATTTTAACAAAAACGGAAGTGAGCCTTATTGCAGATTGGTGATTCAACCCAAAATAGAGAAACTGGAAAAAATATTTAAAGCCAAGCTTAAAAACTGA
- a CDS encoding VOC family protein, which yields MVKRIVLNIDTQKIADATSFYKDILGLDLLMDHGWIATYGATGQKMDVQISFASEGGSGTSTPDLSIEVENVDEVLEKVKAAEFPIEYGPTDEPWGIRRFYTRDPFGKLINILSHLD from the coding sequence ATGGTAAAAAGAATAGTGCTTAATATTGATACCCAAAAAATTGCTGATGCAACCAGTTTTTATAAAGATATTTTAGGGCTTGATCTGCTAATGGATCATGGTTGGATTGCCACTTATGGGGCGACAGGACAAAAAATGGATGTGCAGATCAGTTTTGCTTCCGAAGGCGGATCGGGTACCTCTACACCAGACCTATCCATCGAAGTTGAAAATGTTGATGAAGTATTGGAAAAGGTGAAAGCCGCCGAATTTCCGATCGAATACGGTCCAACTGATGAACCATGGGGCATTAGGCGGTTTTATACCAGAGATCCTTTTGGGAAACTGATTAATATTTTAAGTCATCTCGATTAA